A region from the Triticum urartu cultivar G1812 chromosome 1, Tu2.1, whole genome shotgun sequence genome encodes:
- the LOC125535898 gene encoding uncharacterized protein LOC125535898, with protein MSWSDLPAELVAGIADRITEHVDLARFRSVCPSWRSASAEHAARRRAPLLLLPSQSYSRADRRLWSPADDSIKETPMPAACGRSFLFASPRGWTLGVANDLSATLLQPFTGASESLPALPPFFHGEYEKILRDMVWDRSPGAVMISPGKGVFFCKLPGDGGSWSAAGSSQTAAVSSITYDDGTFYLLDGRARRVTAVDAATFAVTAVVEPPDLVSPRHAWCTPESTLVVSSGELLLIVRTHLLFQVAPYGSGGLFKVFRADSRGLAAGWSEVAGGGIGNRALFVDHLRGFCVEAGGLNGVRRNCVYVASSHEMVNDDYGLDVYGRYTVSVLDLDDLTTQDLSYGNLLKCMCGRFWQWPSWIMPSPH; from the coding sequence ATGAGCTGGTCCGACCTGCCAGCCGAGCTCGTTGCCGGGATCGCCGACAGGATCACCGAGCATGTGGACCTCGCGCGCTTCCGCTCGGTGTGCCCATCTTGGCGCTCGGCCTCGGCGGAGcacgccgcgcgccgccgcgcCCCCCTGCTCCTCCTGCCCTCCCAGAGCTACTCCCGCGCCGACCGCCGTCTCTGGTCCCCCGCCGACGACAGCATCAAGGAGACCCCCATGCCCGCCGCGTGCGGCCGCTCCTTCCTTTTCGCCTCGCCCCGCGGCTGGACGCTCGGCGTGGCCAACGACCTCTCGGCCACGCTGCTGCAACCATTCACCGGCGCGTCGGAGAGCCTGCCCGCGCTGCCGCCTTTCTTCCACGGCGAATATGAGAAGATCCTCCGTGACATGGTATGGGATCGGTCCCCTGGCGCCGTCATGATCTCGCCGGGCAAAGGCGTGTTCTTCTGCAAGCTGCCGGGCGACGGCGGGTCATGGAGCGCCGCCGGATCCTCGCAAACGGCTGCCGTCAGCAGCATCACCTACGACGACGGTACGTTTTACCTTCTGGACGGGCGAGCCCGCAGGGTCACGGCCGTGGACGCCGCAACTTTCGCCGTGACCGCCGTAGTCGAGCCACCAGATCTGGTGTCGCCCAGACACGCTTGGTGCACACCCGAGTCCACGCTCGTCGTGTCCTCCGGCGAGCTGCTCCTCATCGTCAGGACGCACCTCTTGTTCCAAGTAGCACCATACGGCTCGGGGGGCCTCTTCAAGGTCTTCCGCGCGGACAGCCGGGGCCTGGCGGCCGGATGGTCGGAGGTCGCCGGCGGCGGCATCGGCAACCGCGCGCTGTTCGTGGACCATCTCCGCGGCTTCTGCGTGGAGGCCGGCGGGCTCAACGGGGTGCGGAGGAACTGCGTGTACGTGGCCAGCTCGCACGAGATGGTGAACGACGACTACGGGCTGGACGTCTATGGGAGGTACACCGTCTCGGTGCTCGACCTCGACGACCTCACCACCCAGGATCTCTCGTACGGGAACCTGTTGAAGTGCATGTGTGGTAGATTCTGGCAGTGGCCTTCTTGGATCATGCCAAGTCCGCACTGA
- the LOC125520883 gene encoding histone H2A-like, with product METGAKAPKKAGRRAGGGGPKKKSVSRSVKAGLQFPVGRIGRYLKHGRYAKRVGSGAPVYLAAVLEYLAAELLELAGNAARDNKKNRIIPRHVLLAIRNDEELGKLLAGVTIAYGGVLPNINPVLLPKKAAAAATKEPKAGTTKSPRKSPAKKAADA from the exons ATGGAGACCGGAGCGAAGGCGCCGAAGAAGGCCGGGcgccgggccggcggcggcggccccAAGAAGAAGTCCGTCTCGCGCTCCGTCAAGGCCGGCCTCCAGTTCCCCGTGGGCCGCATCGGGCGCTACCTCAAGCACGGGCGCTACGCCAAGCGCGTCGGCTCCGGCGCCCCCGTCTACCTCGCCGCCGTCCTCGAGTACCTCGCCGCCGAG CTCCTCGAGCTGGCGGGGAACGCGGCGCGGGACAACAAGAAGAACCGGATCATCCCGCGGCACGTGCTGCTCGCGATCCGCAACGACGAGGAGCTCGGGAAGCTGCTGGCCGGGGTCACCATCGCCTACGGAGGCGTCCTGCCCAACATCAACCCTGTGCTGCTGCCCAAGAAGGCCGCTGCGGCGGCTACCAAGGAGCCCAAGGCGGGCACGACCAAGTCTCCCAGGAAGTCCCCCGCCAAGAAGGCGGCCGACGCTTAG